The proteins below come from a single Halostagnicola larsenii XH-48 genomic window:
- a CDS encoding ABC transporter permease, with product MIRRIGAALGAVGGLRRMSARASAVVGVAFAQIRRSPRRTVLSVLAVALVVLSVTLLASLGVGVVAIGEDGLENANRDIWVSSDPIDPAASGTSNPIGGAHQVTADLEERDDVSSASPIAMYEVYIGTDPEELDRTSAVGVPQTHSGFDFRDGGGFEIEEEAAEQAMTEGEPTTEEVVLDPATADRLDASPGDTVYLGTSRQSAPEYEFTVVGTSGYYSQYLGSETAAVPLPDLLAVAGTSGTDRATFVTADAASGEDPQAVAADIDTAYPEYDVRASNEQIGAMAEKRPLVLASGLTLVGLAVVGGVVLTVNLFALVASQQREELAALRAIGLSRWVLAGTIGAQGLVIGLLGGVVGLAATPALAAGLNRIVTDVIGFERLLRTPLEVYLVGFVLAAVVGTVVALVAGWRAGRYARIKHLEA from the coding sequence ATGATTCGGCGGATCGGGGCGGCGCTGGGTGCGGTGGGCGGTCTTCGACGGATGAGCGCTCGAGCGAGCGCCGTCGTCGGCGTCGCGTTCGCCCAGATTCGTCGCTCTCCCAGGCGAACCGTCCTCTCCGTGCTCGCGGTGGCGCTCGTCGTCCTCTCGGTGACGCTGCTTGCGAGTCTCGGCGTCGGCGTCGTCGCCATCGGCGAGGACGGCCTCGAGAACGCCAACCGCGACATCTGGGTCTCGAGCGACCCGATCGATCCCGCCGCGAGCGGAACGTCGAACCCCATCGGCGGCGCACACCAGGTGACGGCCGACCTCGAGGAGCGCGACGACGTGAGTTCCGCCTCCCCGATCGCGATGTACGAGGTCTACATCGGGACGGATCCCGAGGAGTTGGACCGAACGTCCGCGGTCGGCGTCCCGCAGACGCATTCGGGGTTCGACTTTCGGGACGGCGGCGGGTTCGAAATCGAGGAGGAAGCGGCCGAGCAAGCCATGACCGAGGGCGAGCCGACGACCGAGGAGGTCGTCCTCGATCCGGCGACGGCCGATCGGCTCGACGCATCGCCGGGCGATACAGTCTATCTCGGTACCAGCAGGCAGTCCGCGCCGGAGTACGAGTTCACCGTCGTCGGCACCTCCGGGTACTACTCGCAGTATCTGGGATCGGAAACGGCGGCCGTTCCGCTCCCCGATCTGCTGGCGGTCGCCGGCACGTCCGGGACCGACCGGGCGACGTTCGTCACCGCGGACGCCGCGTCGGGAGAGGACCCGCAGGCGGTTGCGGCCGATATCGACACGGCGTACCCGGAGTACGACGTTCGGGCGAGCAACGAACAGATCGGCGCGATGGCCGAGAAGCGGCCGCTCGTCCTTGCAAGCGGGCTAACGCTGGTCGGCCTCGCCGTCGTCGGCGGCGTCGTCCTGACCGTGAACCTGTTCGCACTCGTCGCCTCCCAGCAGCGCGAGGAACTGGCGGCACTGCGGGCGATCGGCCTCTCGAGGTGGGTCCTCGCGGGAACGATCGGCGCGCAGGGGCTCGTCATCGGACTGCTCGGCGGGGTCGTCGGCCTCGCCGCTACGCCGGCGCTTGCAGCGGGGCTGAACCGGATCGTGACCGATGTTATCGGCTTCGAACGGCTCCTTCGGACGCCCCTCGAGGTCTACCTCGTCGGGTTCGTCCTCGCCGCCGTCGTCGGAACGGTCGTCGCGCTCGTCGCCGGCTGGCGAGCCGGTCGGTACGCGCGGATCAAACATCTCGAGGCCTGA
- a CDS encoding ABC transporter permease — MNDENGESVIDAARGKRRHRWRGIVGVSIARLWHRPTRINSSRIRMAVVVVALTIALLLCISGIALAVADDGAMQADDADAEIAPEGSGSLSAVDGVESSRLGEANERAAEIRSEDGVEHASPVLVEPTKFESPDGDTRTILLVGVVPDDTSRTVAGLSTTGLESGDSHYDDGSYAGPTERQLVLSPSAADRLDASEGDERTVSSGQSDMDVPSLTVSAVDDTGAAGEGDAPVALVHLSELQTFAGSGDDQLADRILVWGEPAAAESAAEDVYPGASVESTSGGDPSALFDDGLAFATSAIALLIGVTICASFVATTMGMAVDQDRRTLAVLQTVGISLSGRLVVVATTTVVATLCGAVIGIVLGALGILAINAVAGATVASGSVAMAHPVFVPYALAVALVAGVLAVPYPLVIAARTSVLTEVGR; from the coding sequence ATGAACGATGAGAACGGCGAGTCGGTGATCGACGCTGCCCGCGGGAAGCGACGGCACCGCTGGCGCGGCATCGTCGGCGTGTCGATCGCCAGGCTCTGGCACCGACCGACCCGAATCAACTCGAGTCGGATCCGTATGGCGGTCGTGGTCGTCGCGCTCACGATCGCCTTGCTCCTGTGTATCAGCGGTATCGCGCTGGCGGTTGCCGACGACGGAGCGATGCAGGCGGACGACGCGGACGCGGAAATCGCACCGGAGGGAAGCGGTTCGCTCTCGGCCGTCGACGGCGTCGAGAGTTCGCGCCTCGGCGAGGCGAACGAGCGAGCGGCTGAAATCCGCTCGGAAGACGGAGTCGAACACGCCTCGCCGGTGCTCGTCGAGCCGACGAAGTTCGAGTCACCCGACGGTGACACACGGACCATCCTCCTCGTGGGAGTCGTACCGGACGACACCTCCCGGACCGTTGCGGGCCTCTCGACTACCGGCCTCGAGTCGGGGGATTCTCACTACGACGACGGGTCCTACGCGGGGCCGACGGAACGACAGCTCGTGCTCTCGCCCAGCGCGGCGGATCGGCTGGACGCCTCGGAAGGCGACGAACGGACCGTCTCGAGCGGGCAGTCCGATATGGACGTACCATCGCTGACCGTTTCCGCGGTCGACGACACCGGAGCGGCGGGCGAGGGCGACGCGCCGGTCGCGCTGGTCCACCTGAGCGAGTTACAGACGTTCGCCGGCAGCGGCGACGACCAGCTCGCGGATCGGATCCTCGTGTGGGGCGAGCCCGCGGCGGCGGAATCGGCGGCTGAAGACGTCTATCCGGGTGCATCCGTCGAGTCCACCAGTGGCGGAGATCCGTCGGCGCTGTTCGACGACGGGCTGGCGTTCGCGACGAGCGCAATCGCCTTGCTGATCGGCGTGACGATCTGTGCGTCGTTCGTCGCGACGACGATGGGGATGGCCGTCGATCAGGATCGTCGAACGCTCGCCGTCCTGCAGACGGTCGGAATCTCGCTGTCGGGTCGACTGGTCGTCGTCGCCACCACGACGGTGGTCGCAACCCTGTGTGGTGCCGTGATCGGGATCGTCCTCGGCGCGCTCGGAATCCTCGCGATCAACGCGGTCGCCGGGGCAACCGTCGCCTCTGGTAGCGTGGCGATGGCGCACCCGGTGTTCGTCCCGTACGCGCTCGCAGTCGCGCTCGTCGCCGGCGTGCTCGCGGTCCCGTACCCGCTCGTGATCGCAGCCAGAACCTCGGTCTTGACGGAGGTGGGGCGATGA
- a CDS encoding ABC transporter ATP-binding protein has protein sequence MRNRSLRRSSSRGAEATAEDESVPAVRLENVSHEYGSTTGRFRSRSEQAVTALREVSIDVERGEVLGLEGPSGSGKSTILHAVAGLLVPTAGTVSVLGTDLTSLSDRGRTKARRRHVGIVFQRFHLLESLSARANVALPLVQAGLPKSARRERATDLLTDVGLEDRTTHLPGELSGGERQRVAIARALSTDPDILVADEPTGELDTETGASVLELLTNVGRDRAVVVASHDAATLAVADRVVTLRDGAVIEDER, from the coding sequence ATTCGCAACCGATCACTCCGGCGCTCGAGTTCGAGGGGAGCCGAGGCGACGGCCGAGGACGAGTCGGTCCCGGCCGTCCGCCTCGAGAACGTCAGTCACGAGTACGGCTCGACGACCGGCCGATTTCGGTCGCGTTCCGAGCAGGCGGTGACCGCGCTTCGCGAGGTTTCCATCGACGTGGAGCGGGGCGAGGTGCTCGGGCTCGAGGGGCCGAGCGGCAGCGGCAAGTCGACGATTCTTCACGCGGTTGCGGGACTGCTGGTTCCCACCGCCGGCACCGTCTCCGTGCTTGGAACCGACCTCACGTCGCTGTCCGATCGGGGGCGGACGAAGGCCCGTCGCCGCCACGTCGGGATCGTCTTTCAGCGCTTTCACCTGCTGGAGTCGCTCTCGGCCCGCGCGAACGTCGCGTTACCGCTCGTGCAGGCGGGCCTCCCGAAATCGGCGCGTCGAGAGCGTGCAACTGACCTGCTGACGGACGTCGGCCTCGAGGACCGGACCACGCACCTGCCCGGGGAACTCAGCGGCGGCGAGCGACAGCGCGTCGCGATCGCACGGGCGCTGTCGACGGATCCCGACATCCTCGTCGCCGACGAACCGACGGGCGAACTCGATACGGAAACCGGCGCGAGCGTGCTCGAACTATTGACGAACGTCGGGCGCGACCGCGCCGTCGTCGTCGCCTCTCACGACGCCGCGACGCTCGCCGTCGCCGACCGGGTCGTGACGCTCCGGGACGGGGCGGTGATCGAGGATGAACGATGA
- the cofG gene encoding 7,8-didemethyl-8-hydroxy-5-deazariboflavin synthase subunit CofG has translation MIPGASDYDISLSIDDEAVDRLCGVTPEDVGPAPELSFARNVFVPLTTACRYTCTYCTYFDGPGNASLLSLEEVREICRTGADAGCTEALFTFGDDPDERYTEIHDQLAEWGHDSIHTYLREACEVALEEGLLPHSNPGDQTREQMEAVADVNASMGVMLETTADVDAHAGPRRKSPGQRLRTIRTAGELDVAFTTGILVGIGESWADRAESLLAIREMHERYDHVQEVIVQPVSRNERWSGNTPDLETMRRVTAMVRVALPEEISVQVPPNLAPARDLLDCGVDDLGGVSPITDDHINPDYAWPALRELEDIASEAGVPLRERLPVYERFLEPALRTPEFDGAPAAGAEEGAWISPSIRDAIEADDEAGTRYRSVLRDGTP, from the coding sequence ATGATCCCCGGCGCGAGCGACTACGATATCTCGCTGTCGATCGACGACGAGGCGGTCGATCGACTGTGCGGCGTCACCCCCGAGGACGTCGGGCCAGCGCCGGAACTCAGTTTCGCCAGGAACGTGTTCGTTCCGCTGACCACGGCGTGTCGCTACACCTGTACGTACTGCACCTACTTCGACGGCCCCGGGAACGCCTCGCTGCTCTCGCTCGAGGAGGTCCGAGAGATCTGCCGAACCGGCGCCGACGCCGGCTGTACGGAGGCGCTTTTCACGTTCGGCGACGACCCCGACGAGCGCTACACGGAGATCCACGACCAACTCGCAGAGTGGGGCCACGACTCGATTCACACGTACCTGCGCGAGGCCTGCGAGGTCGCCCTCGAGGAGGGACTGCTCCCGCACTCGAATCCCGGCGACCAGACGCGCGAGCAGATGGAAGCCGTCGCGGACGTGAACGCGAGCATGGGTGTGATGCTCGAGACGACGGCCGACGTCGACGCCCACGCGGGGCCGCGCCGGAAGAGCCCGGGCCAGCGCCTCCGAACGATCCGGACGGCGGGCGAACTCGACGTGGCGTTTACGACCGGAATCCTCGTCGGGATCGGCGAATCGTGGGCGGACCGGGCCGAAAGCCTGCTCGCAATCCGCGAGATGCACGAACGCTACGATCACGTTCAGGAGGTGATCGTTCAGCCGGTCTCGCGAAACGAGCGGTGGTCGGGCAACACGCCGGACCTCGAGACGATGCGCCGGGTGACCGCGATGGTGCGAGTCGCGCTTCCCGAAGAGATTTCGGTGCAGGTCCCGCCGAATCTCGCACCCGCCCGCGACCTCCTCGACTGCGGCGTCGACGATCTGGGCGGGGTTTCGCCGATCACGGACGACCACATCAATCCCGACTACGCCTGGCCCGCCCTGCGCGAACTCGAGGATATCGCATCGGAGGCCGGCGTTCCCCTCCGCGAACGGCTCCCGGTGTACGAGCGATTCCTCGAGCCGGCGCTTCGCACGCCCGAGTTCGACGGCGCGCCCGCGGCGGGTGCCGAGGAGGGTGCCTGGATTTCGCCGTCGATTCGGGACGCGATAGAGGCCGACGACGAAGCGGGAACGCGATACCGGTCGGTGCTTCGGGACGGAACGCCGTGA